A genomic stretch from Mycosarcoma maydis chromosome 3, whole genome shotgun sequence includes:
- a CDS encoding uncharacterized protein (related to multidrug resistance protein), producing the protein MPLDEPDKPHSAATPEASTSFSSSRSIPSPINSQHHSPDRRNGSISDNQTAVATPMNISEAPTRNNSLDFSMAHNRLEELHDQVDKGDPTAIAEYEKLAHLHQLPPHGHAKFHQHRHHLHKFDKAHQTDQDSVAQDSTALEEGLVSKSDRTVEKQEDDQETLPSVMLTEDEDPTHWSIRRKWTVTALVSCLYFNSTITSSVGTGATAQYIAQFGISQEVAALVLSIYMVGFCIGPPLWAPLSELYGRRIVNYISVPGYFFFNIGCALAPNIQTLLVCRFLVGLFAAAPQSNSGGTISDIWLPKVRLWPMFTYSLSAFMGPTLGPLVGGFLAGDDVESERWRWIYWMLCLLSAVSMALVVAIQSESYAPVLLNRKARRLRAETGRNDILAPGETLKEDGTLAPISWSELIRVHVGRPFHMLFTEAPLMYATLWTSFCYAIIFLFFEAYPVVFSGTYGFNAGEVGLAFLAIGLGIGLSAPIVGWFNGRSIKARIAAGDKPVPESRLPQVALSAPLFAIGFFWFGWTARASINWIVPILAGIPIGISLMLAFNSLATYAAECYHIYTASALAAMAFSRCLFAIFVPLFGRQMFDHLGTGWASSLLGFVSIAAIPVPFVFLKYGMAIRQRSKMCINA; encoded by the coding sequence ATGCCATTGGACGAACCCGACAAGCCACATTCAGCTGCAACACCTGAGGCTTCCACATCTTTCTCTTCTTCGCGATCAATACCGTCGCCGATCAACAGCCAGCATCATTCGCCAGATCGACGCAATGGCTCCATCTCTGATAATCAGACCGCCGTCGCAACACCAATGAACATCTCAGAGGCACCCACGCGCAACAACTCGCTCGATTTTTCCATGGCGCATAACAGACTTGAAGAGTTGCATGACCAAGTCGACAAAGGTGACCCGACCGCCATTGCCGAATATGAGAAGCTCGCTCATCTTCACCAGCTGCCCCCGCACGGGCATGCCAAGTTtcatcagcatcgccatcatctccACAAGTTTGACAAGGCTCACCAGACCGATCAAGACAGTGTCGCACAGGACAGCACCGCACTGGAAGAAGGGCTGGTCTCAAAATCCGACAGAACAGTGGAGAAGCAGGAGGACGATCAGGAGACACTACCCTCGGTAATGTTGAcggaggacgaggatcCGACCCACTGGAGCATCCGTCGAAAGTGGACTGTCACAGCCCttgtctcgtgtctctaCTTCAATTCCACCATCACCTCGTCGGTTGGAACGGGTGCCACTGCTCAATACATCGCGCAGTTCGGCATCTCTCAAGAGGTGGCAGCATTGGTCCTTTCCATCTACATGGTCGGTTTCTGTATAGGCCCACCGCTTTGGGCTCCGCTTTCTGAGCTTTACGGTCGCCGTATCGTCAACTACATTTCTGTTCCAGGCTACTTCTTCTTCAACATTGGATGCGCTCTCGCACCCAACATCCAGACTTTGCTTGTCTGCCGTTTTTTGGTTGGTCTCTTTGCCGCTGCGCCACAATCCAATTCTGGCGGAACGATCTCTGATATTTGGCTGCCAAAAGTTCGACTTTGGCCCATGTTCACCTACTCCTTGTCCGCCTTCATGGGTCCGACACTCGGTCCGTTGGTCGGAGGCTTTCTTGCGGGTGACGATGTCGAATCAGAGCGATGGAGGTGGATCTACTGGATGCTTTGCCTTCTTTCAGCGGTCTCGATGGCGCTCGTTGTAGCCATACAGTCGGAATCTTACGCTCCGGTGCTCCTCAATCGAAAAGCGCGTCGCCTTCGTGCCGAAACCGGTCGCAACGACATCTTGGCACCAGGAGAGACACTGAAGGAAGATGGAACGTTGGCGCCTATCTCGTGGTCAGAACTCATTCGTGTACACGTGGGACGACCCTTCCACATGCTGTTCACCGAGGCTCCTTTGATGTACGCCACTCTGTGGACCTCTTTCTGCTACGCCATCATCTTTCTCTTCTTCGAGGCATACCCCGTGGTGTTTTCGGGTACCTACGGCTTCAATGCGGGCGAAGTTGGTTTGGCTTTTTTAGCCATCGGTCTAGGTATTGGCCTTTCAGCTCCGATCGTGGGCTGGTTCAACGGGCGCTCGATCAAGgctcgcatcgctgccgGCGACAAACCCGTTCCTGAGTCGCGACTGCCTCAAGTCGCTCTCTCGGCTCCACTGTTTGCCATCGGCTTCTTCTGGTTTGGCTGGACCGCTCGCGCATCGATTAACTGGATTGTGCCAATCCTTGCTGGCATTCCTATCGGTATTTCACTCATGCTCGCATTCAATTCTCTGGCGACGTATGCTGCAGAGTGTTATCACATTTACACGGCATCTGCGTTGGCAGCAATGGCATTCTCACGATGTCTTTTTGCCATCTTTGTACCGCTCTTCGGAAGACAAATGTTCGACCATTTGGGCACGGGATGGGCTTCAAGCTTGCTGGGCTTTGTATCGATTGCCGCGATTCCAGTGCCGTTCGTCTTTCTCAAATATGGAATGGCGATTCGACAGAGGAGCAAGATGTGCATCAATGCTTGA
- a CDS encoding uncharacterized protein (related to succinyl-coa ligase [gdp-forming] alpha-chain, mitochondrial precursor) produces the protein MMIGSSRSAIRASRAVKASASLRDVNAMLRRGFAFSTRLANYSNTIPNLAAGPHSNVIVQGFTGKASTVHTQISLDMGTNVVGGVAPGKGGSKHLGGRPVFNSIKQVLDAGIRVDATSVFVPPALAADAIIEAINAEIPLIVSVAEGVPVKDQFRVMEALHSQSKSRLLGANSPGFCNPRGCRMGISPLITCAPGPVGIVSRSGTLSYEAAYATKPIGQSYILGLGGDFYPGTRTVEALEFLFNDPNTQAIVLAGEIGGTMEEEVYALLHDPNCKYRQAHDKDKFVKPIVGFIAGLNTPPGQMFGHAGAIWRDNTSSAVEKKMMWNDAGIRMADAIADVGKLIQQEMDRYGIRANKS, from the coding sequence ATGATGATCGGTAGCAGTCGTTCAGCGATACGAGCAAGCCGTGCTGTCAaagcatcagcatctcTCAGAGACGTCAACGCCATGTTGCGGCGAGGCTTTGCATTCAGCACGCGTCTTGCGAACTACTCGAACACGATCCCGAACCTTGCTGCGGGTCCACACTCGAACGTGATTGTACAAGGCTTTACTGGCAAAGCATCCACTGTACACACGCAGATCTCTCTTGACATGGGTACCAACGTTGTCGGCGGTGTAGCACCCGGCAAAGGCGGTTCCAAGCACCTTGGTGGACGGCCTGTGTTCAACTCTATCAAGCAAGTGTTGGATGCTGGCATTCGCGTTGACGCCACTTCCGTCTTTGTTCCACCTGCGCTAGCAGCTGATGCGATCATCGAGGCTATCAACGCAGAGATTCCCCTGATCGTCAGTGTAGCAGAAGGCGTGCCCGTCAAAGATCAATTTCGAGTTATGGAGGCATTGCACTCGCAATCCAAGTCGAGATTGCTCGGCGCCAACAGTCCGGGGTTTTGCAATCCACGAGGATGTAGAATGGGAATCTCGCCCTTGATCACTTGTGCGCCTGGCCCCGTGGGTATCGTCTCGCGTTCAGGTACGCTCTCGTACGAAGCCGCCTATGCTACAAAACCCATCGGACAATCGTACATCCTCGGTCTTGGAGGCGACTTCTACCCAGGAACCCGTACAgttgaagcgctcgagTTTCTGTTCAACGACCCAAACACGCAAGCTATTGTGCTCGCCGGCGAGATTGGCGGCACCATGGAGGAAGAGGTATATGCTCTGCTCCATGATCCAAATTGCAAATACAGGCAGGCGCACGACAAGGACAAGTTTGTGAAACCTATTGTTGGCTTCATCGCTGGTCTCAACACGCCTCCTGGCCAGATGTTTGGCCATGCCGGAGCCATCTGGAGAGAcaacaccagcagcgcagTGGAAAAGAAGATGATGTGGAACGACGCGGGCATCCGCATGGCTGATGCAATCGCCGATGTCGGCAAGTTAATCCAGCAAGAGATGGACAGGTACGGTATCAGAGCGAACAAGTCCTAG
- a CDS encoding uncharacterized protein (related to succinyl-coa ligase [gdp-forming] beta-chain, mitochondrial precursor), whose translation MLARSASRLGLSIPRWAGTSNVCRPTIFTCHVPSSVRDFHLESKDIPEFLSKAGASIASCVKIESSSNTLPICDQGVAVLISADRDPQSWPADADARTGNFFGPSILSARVSSLAPLDKTYFGRGGLGLLKLRQQKPASISHVAVRSNTSSLAESQLISLVHGLASKEAQNVIAAMWKVFDQYEGLWFSFTLVPAQGDTEVKVVAPYMEFDDFAVRRQPLLKPYFESRPRHTNTARAEDSGLFFVKLSDVDAPTLTQASDGKELPEGNIGCFGYGAGNAMATMDGLNVAGGRPANFLDGGGGANRTNAKLAVETLNRDPAVKAIFINTFGGITRTDIVSQGIIDAVKDDKITKPIVVRMKGTGSEDAAKVLQASGLEFAFHDDFNAAAAHAVRAANQGHL comes from the coding sequence ATGCTGGCCAGAAGCGCATCAAGACTTGGTCTATCGATACCGCGTTGGGCTGGAACAAGTAACGTCTGTCGTCCGACCATCTTTACTTGTCACGTTCCTTCTAGCGTGCGCGACTTTCACCTGGAGTCGAAGGACATCCCCGAGTTCCTCTCGAAAGCTGGTGCGAGCATTGCTAGCTGCGTCAAGATCGAATCGAGCTCTAACACATTGCCTATCTGCGACCAAGGCGTGGCAGTGCTCATCTCAGCCGATCGAGACCCACAATCATGGCCagctgatgctgacgcCCGCACTGGCAACTTCTTCGGTCCGAGCATCCTATCGGCTCGTGTCTCCTCTCTCGCCCCGCTCGACAAGACGTACTTCGGCAGAGGAGGTCTAGGACTTCTCAAGCTTCGTCAACAGAAGCCTGCATCGATTTCTCATGTGGCTGTACGATCCAAcacctcgtcgctcgccGAAAGCCAGCTAATATCACTTGTTCACGGCTTGGCAAGCAAAGAGGCTCAAAATGTTATTGCAGCAATGTGGAAGGTCTTTGATCAGTACGAAGGCCTTTGGTTCAGCTTCACCCTTGTACCTGCTCAAGGCGATACTGAGGTTAAAGTGGTAGCACCCTACATGGAGTTTGACGATTTCGCCGTTCGTCGTCAACCGCTGCTCAAGCCGTACTTCGaatctcgtcctcgccaCACCAACACAGCACGTGCCGAAGACAGTGGCCTGTTTTTCGTGAAACTCTCCGATGTGGATGCTCCAACTCTTACGCAAGCGTCTGATGGCAAAGAGCTACCAGAGGGCAACAttggctgcttcggctACGGTGCCGGCAACGCCATGGCTACAATGGATGGCCTGAATGTGGCAGGTGGTCGACCAGCCAACTTCCTAGATGGCGGGGGAGGAGCCAATCGCACCAACGCCAAATTAGCCGTGGAGACGCTAAACAGAGATCCGGCAGTGAAAGCGATCTTCATCAACACGTTTGGCGGTATCACTCGAACAGACATTGTCTCACAAGGCATCATCGATGCTGTTAAGGACGACAAGATTACCAAGCCGATCGTGGTGAGGATGAAAGGCACCGGTTCGGAAGACGCGGCCAAAGTTCTGCAGGCTTCTGGGCTCGAGTTCGCTTTTCACGATGATTtcaatgctgctgctgcccatGCTGTCAGGGCTGCCAACCAGGGTCATCTCTGA